One stretch of Cryomorphaceae bacterium 1068 DNA includes these proteins:
- a CDS encoding penicillin acylase family protein, translated as MGKLLKYFLLTALAVILIFWVFIQSHQPVLKGKLDIATLEAPVEVYFDEYGIPHIYADNAEDAYRAFGYVHAQDRLLQMDLMRRAGGGRLSEIIGPDMKEADMFFRTLGTNRQAVKDAAKFDELPEKVRSITVAYLEGVNSFIQTGKHPLEYKLLRVEPDTFTVEDVYCISAYMAYSFAYALRTDPLVQDISTSLGPDYLRSLDLAVTVDLLPVDTTRSDTLVTDSITPRPSLSMTRPHLPDMLPIPTLQGSNSWAIGPSRTLSGKVMLANDTHIKYSAPAVWYEAHIEYPGFGFYGNFIAGVPIALVGHSRNHAWGLTMFEDDDSDFFFERFSEPDSSYTDYRDSLNAPVRKFKETLSIKGEPDTSFTVYETVHGVLVNDILPIEQDRPVSMYWNYTNMDNQLLEAFYRLNRADNIAEFKKGVEMITTVGLNITYGDASGNIAHWSASKLLIRPDSVDGKHFAEGYSPNANYKGFYDFEDNPQVEEPFVGFVHSANQFHDSTSGILYPGYYAPNTRANRIEELMKLQTTATVESIQNMTLDNVSTTEADIAHEIARVIRRSNEVLTDLEEMALEEIEVWLGSHDLEDVEPTIYYKTLYYVLKNSMEDEMGDEKFQKLFKTHLLKRSYPALMVNDESPWWDDLQTVGLTETREIIFIKSFKKAVMEINEELGSDIATWQWQRVHFIEHPHPFSDISVLKQFFHIGPFPAPGGNETINNASFIFNGNGTYTAHYGPAMRIVIDFADIENATSILPTGNSGNVMSPYYSDQAEMYVRGEFRKMKMNKAEIKKSNNLLMLLPPEKEEE; from the coding sequence ATGGGTAAATTATTAAAGTACTTCTTGTTAACCGCCTTAGCGGTAATACTAATCTTTTGGGTCTTCATACAGAGCCACCAGCCTGTGCTGAAGGGGAAGCTTGACATCGCCACACTTGAAGCGCCTGTTGAAGTTTACTTCGATGAGTATGGTATTCCCCATATCTATGCTGATAATGCCGAAGATGCTTACCGTGCTTTTGGTTACGTGCACGCTCAAGACAGGCTTCTTCAAATGGATTTGATGAGACGAGCGGGTGGAGGCCGACTCTCAGAAATCATTGGCCCCGATATGAAAGAAGCCGATATGTTCTTCCGAACCTTAGGGACCAATCGACAAGCCGTAAAAGATGCAGCCAAATTTGATGAACTTCCGGAGAAAGTGAGATCCATTACTGTTGCTTACCTCGAAGGGGTAAATTCATTCATACAGACAGGGAAACACCCGCTGGAGTATAAGTTGCTTCGCGTCGAGCCCGATACATTTACGGTTGAAGATGTGTATTGCATTTCGGCTTACATGGCCTACAGCTTTGCGTATGCTTTGAGAACAGACCCTTTGGTACAAGACATTTCTACCAGTCTGGGACCCGATTACTTAAGGTCGTTGGATTTGGCGGTAACGGTTGACCTCTTGCCAGTGGATACTACACGTTCGGATACCTTGGTTACCGACTCAATCACACCAAGGCCGAGTTTGAGTATGACACGACCCCATTTACCCGATATGCTTCCTATCCCGACTTTGCAGGGGAGTAATAGTTGGGCAATAGGTCCGTCGCGCACCCTTTCGGGAAAGGTGATGCTCGCAAATGACACACACATCAAATATTCTGCACCGGCCGTTTGGTATGAAGCCCACATAGAATATCCGGGTTTTGGTTTCTACGGAAATTTTATCGCAGGTGTGCCGATCGCACTAGTCGGTCATAGTCGAAATCACGCTTGGGGCCTCACTATGTTTGAAGACGATGATTCAGATTTCTTCTTCGAGCGATTCTCAGAACCTGATAGCAGCTACACTGATTACCGCGATAGCTTGAATGCGCCCGTTAGGAAATTCAAAGAGACGCTTTCCATCAAAGGAGAACCTGACACGTCATTCACGGTTTACGAAACGGTACACGGTGTACTGGTAAATGATATTCTTCCCATAGAACAGGACCGTCCCGTGTCCATGTATTGGAATTATACCAATATGGATAACCAGCTATTGGAAGCTTTCTACAGATTGAATCGAGCGGACAATATTGCTGAATTCAAGAAAGGGGTAGAGATGATTACAACTGTGGGCTTGAATATTACCTACGGTGATGCATCAGGAAATATAGCACACTGGTCTGCAAGTAAACTCTTGATCAGACCTGATTCGGTAGACGGAAAACACTTTGCCGAAGGCTATTCACCCAATGCCAACTACAAAGGCTTCTACGACTTTGAGGATAATCCACAAGTTGAAGAACCGTTTGTAGGTTTTGTTCATTCGGCTAATCAATTTCATGATTCAACGTCAGGTATTTTATACCCTGGCTATTACGCGCCAAACACGCGAGCCAATCGAATTGAGGAGTTAATGAAACTTCAAACAACGGCGACTGTCGAAAGCATCCAAAACATGACCCTCGACAACGTATCGACCACCGAAGCAGATATCGCTCACGAAATAGCCAGAGTTATTCGTCGATCGAACGAAGTACTCACCGACCTTGAAGAAATGGCGCTCGAGGAAATTGAAGTATGGTTGGGCTCTCATGATTTGGAAGACGTTGAGCCTACCATATACTACAAGACCCTTTACTATGTGTTGAAAAACTCGATGGAAGATGAAATGGGCGATGAGAAATTTCAAAAACTATTTAAGACGCATCTACTCAAGCGCAGCTATCCAGCACTAATGGTAAATGACGAGTCGCCATGGTGGGACGATCTGCAAACAGTTGGTCTTACTGAAACAAGAGAAATAATTTTCATTAAATCTTTCAAGAAGGCGGTGATGGAAATCAACGAAGAGCTGGGAAGCGATATTGCCACTTGGCAATGGCAGAGAGTCCACTTTATTGAGCATCCTCATCCGTTTTCAGATATTTCTGTTCTAAAACAGTTTTTCCATATCGGTCCATTTCCTGCTCCGGGCGGAAATGAGACTATTAATAATGCCTCTTTCATATTTAATGGAAATGGCACTTACACTGCTCATTACGGCCCTGCAATGCGTATCGTCATCGATTTTGCAGATATCGAAAATGCTACTTCGATTTTACCAACGGGTAACAGCGGTAATGTAATGAGTCCGTATTACAGCGACCAGGCAGAGATGTATGTAAGAGGAGAATTCCGAAAAATGAAAATGAATAAGGCTGAAATCAAGAAATCAAATAATCTCTTGATGCTGCTACCTCCTGAAAAAGAGGAGGAATGA
- a CDS encoding choice-of-anchor L domain-containing protein, translating to MASIRILLAFFLLPICASAQLQVDLSDNPQSIVQNQLLGEGVDLIDVSFNGQSGTATNPQIGTFSNGWEAIGISDGIIIATGQATIAEGPNDLPTAYEAIEEDDELTEDVDLAELMGASAEINDAAVLEFDFVASGDTLRFSYVFASEEYNEHTCSPYNDAFGFFISGPGITGDGTFTNNAINVAKIPERDVPVAINTVNRGIPGTYGSMAICNGADINWQENSQYFVDNESNTSLNTTQFDGFTTVFTVEVPVECGGTYHIKMAIADAVDGKNDSAVFIKSGSFASQAPLEVDYEVLNPVNSQAIEGCSSYAFKLVRNDSTNTKVVYLKSEMAFANPEVFPDFPDSLVFYPQQGYLNWELPIHHDGVFDGERIIDISFLQPEVCGLDTAETSLALSFTDAPPIDISYQDSLIVTCDEVGLVDIQVIGGIPPYSIEWEENYSGYQFELNGQEPLTIQAMITDQCDLNQEDVSIIYEPIQYDALEVVLPEMISINCLEPLLLEPWIIGGRGDYSYRWIFEDNMISESSELEVQSPEEGQLSLIVNDGCVAADTVMTTLELLQNPVSAEIGEDFQGFCNEEVTIVPQVEGGFGALTFKWKRNFALQSSAQSFTFTPISSSIVSLQVIDECGQQAFDTLNIFVDHDPIQIGMPSDTMICEGRRLVFTPEVYGGVGEYDYFWIERESDTLPLNIIPRRDETYTLRVTDECLKTAEESMNVSLVAVEAEFEFDYDSDSRPIMNLSADGLNYFWVLPGGETSTLFEPIFQPDVDQDQLVSLEVTHPVGCSDSKIDFYEPPLNVFVPSAFTPDGDGLNDIFKAEGTFINEFELWVFDRWGNVVFHSKSPKKGWDGSDPKADFAAQNLVYNYRVLAKGFNSQIIDKKGSVTVVR from the coding sequence TTGGCTAGTATAAGAATTCTTCTTGCTTTCTTTCTATTGCCCATTTGCGCTTCAGCACAACTGCAGGTAGATTTAAGCGATAATCCTCAATCAATTGTTCAAAACCAACTTCTTGGTGAAGGAGTTGATCTCATTGATGTTTCCTTCAATGGGCAATCAGGAACCGCTACAAACCCTCAGATAGGAACCTTTTCAAATGGCTGGGAAGCTATTGGTATTTCCGATGGAATCATTATCGCTACAGGTCAAGCTACCATTGCTGAAGGACCCAATGATTTACCGACAGCCTACGAGGCAATAGAGGAGGACGATGAACTTACGGAGGATGTCGACTTGGCTGAATTAATGGGGGCTTCGGCTGAAATAAACGATGCCGCAGTACTCGAATTTGATTTTGTAGCTAGCGGAGATACCTTAAGATTTTCTTACGTTTTTGCCAGCGAGGAGTACAATGAGCACACCTGTTCACCGTATAATGACGCTTTTGGCTTTTTCATTTCCGGACCGGGGATTACCGGTGACGGTACATTTACCAACAACGCCATTAATGTCGCCAAGATTCCCGAAAGAGATGTACCCGTGGCTATCAATACCGTAAATCGAGGGATTCCCGGAACATACGGTAGCATGGCCATTTGCAATGGCGCTGACATCAATTGGCAAGAAAACAGCCAATACTTTGTGGACAATGAGTCAAATACGTCTTTAAATACCACCCAATTTGATGGATTTACAACAGTATTTACAGTAGAAGTTCCAGTTGAATGTGGTGGAACCTACCACATTAAAATGGCTATTGCTGATGCCGTTGATGGTAAAAACGATTCTGCCGTATTTATCAAATCGGGCAGTTTTGCCAGTCAAGCTCCACTCGAAGTTGATTATGAGGTTTTAAATCCTGTAAACAGCCAGGCAATAGAGGGTTGTAGTAGCTATGCGTTCAAGTTGGTTAGAAATGACAGCACGAATACTAAAGTGGTCTACTTAAAAAGCGAGATGGCTTTTGCCAATCCCGAAGTTTTTCCTGATTTCCCGGATAGCCTGGTCTTTTATCCACAACAAGGATACTTGAATTGGGAACTTCCCATCCATCATGATGGTGTTTTTGATGGAGAAAGGATCATAGACATTTCTTTTCTTCAGCCTGAAGTTTGTGGCTTGGACACTGCCGAAACGAGTTTAGCACTTTCATTCACGGACGCACCACCCATTGATATTTCTTATCAGGATTCTTTAATAGTTACTTGTGATGAAGTAGGTTTGGTAGATATTCAAGTCATTGGCGGTATACCGCCATACAGCATTGAATGGGAGGAAAATTATTCAGGTTACCAATTTGAATTAAACGGTCAAGAGCCGCTTACAATCCAAGCGATGATAACCGATCAGTGCGATTTAAATCAGGAGGATGTTTCGATCATTTACGAGCCTATTCAATATGATGCTTTGGAAGTCGTACTTCCCGAAATGATCTCTATCAATTGCTTGGAGCCACTGCTTCTAGAGCCTTGGATTATAGGTGGAAGGGGTGATTATTCCTATCGATGGATATTTGAAGATAATATGATCTCAGAATCTAGTGAGCTGGAAGTTCAATCGCCTGAAGAGGGACAATTATCTCTTATTGTGAATGACGGCTGTGTAGCCGCAGATACTGTTATGACCACGTTGGAGTTACTCCAAAACCCTGTTTCTGCCGAAATCGGTGAAGATTTTCAGGGATTCTGCAATGAGGAAGTCACAATTGTTCCGCAGGTTGAGGGTGGATTTGGAGCGCTGACTTTCAAATGGAAAAGAAATTTCGCACTTCAGAGCAGCGCTCAAAGCTTCACTTTCACACCAATATCCTCCAGTATTGTTAGTCTTCAAGTTATTGACGAATGCGGGCAACAGGCTTTTGACACCTTAAACATATTTGTTGACCATGATCCCATTCAAATAGGAATGCCTTCTGATACAATGATTTGTGAAGGAAGGAGACTGGTATTTACACCTGAGGTTTACGGTGGAGTGGGAGAGTACGATTACTTTTGGATAGAGCGTGAGAGCGATACTCTGCCGCTTAATATCATACCAAGAAGAGATGAGACATACACTTTAAGGGTGACCGATGAATGCCTTAAGACGGCAGAAGAAAGCATGAATGTTTCCCTTGTTGCGGTTGAGGCAGAATTTGAATTTGACTATGATTCTGACTCTCGACCCATAATGAACCTTTCTGCAGATGGCTTGAATTATTTCTGGGTACTCCCGGGCGGTGAAACAAGCACACTTTTTGAGCCAATATTTCAGCCTGACGTCGATCAAGACCAATTGGTCTCACTCGAAGTGACCCATCCGGTGGGCTGTTCAGATTCGAAGATTGATTTCTACGAGCCGCCTCTCAATGTCTTCGTTCCGAGTGCATTCACTCCTGATGGTGATGGTCTCAACGATATTTTCAAGGCAGAAGGCACTTTCATCAATGAATTTGAACTTTGGGTTTTTGACCGATGGGGGAACGTGGTCTTCCACTCGAAAAGCCCTAAAAAGGGTTGGGATGGCTCTGATCCAAAAGCAGACTTTGCAGCACAAAATCTAGTGTACAATTATCGAGTGTTGGCCAAAGGATTCAACTCTCAAATCATTGATAAAAAGGGTAGTGTAACGGTAGTGCGTTGA
- a CDS encoding FAD-dependent oxidoreductase produces the protein MKHYSYWETKHFIHHWDTLIIGSGITGLTTGIFLKRKFPNWKVAILERGVLPSGASTRNAGFACFGSVSEILDDLTTMHENEVFDLVAKRYEGLNLLRELLSDDQLDYKPTGGFEVFRKGNEEIYRECLGSLSYINAELVQCIRKQAFKDSSNLIESFGFSDVDNMIVNELEGTVDTGLMMKNLVSLARESGVEIFNGIEVKALDSSASKCVLDTNIGEILSKRTIVATNGFAKQLLPEAEVEPCRAQVLITSPIKNLKWSGSFHHDRGYDYFRDIDGRVLLGGGRHLAKECEQTDQEGTTAIIQDHLEKILREVILPEQEFKIDMRWSGTMGMGSSKKYIAKKLNDRVYCAVRFGGMGVALASSVSKSLVDLID, from the coding sequence ATGAAGCATTATAGTTACTGGGAAACCAAGCATTTCATTCATCATTGGGACACATTGATTATTGGTTCAGGTATAACGGGTTTAACTACCGGAATATTCTTGAAAAGAAAATTTCCGAATTGGAAGGTAGCAATCTTAGAAAGAGGTGTCCTGCCATCTGGCGCCAGCACTAGGAATGCGGGCTTTGCCTGTTTCGGAAGTGTCTCGGAGATTCTCGATGATTTGACTACCATGCACGAGAATGAAGTGTTTGATCTCGTAGCAAAAAGATATGAAGGGCTCAATTTGCTGAGAGAATTATTAAGTGACGATCAACTGGATTATAAGCCAACCGGAGGTTTTGAGGTTTTCAGGAAAGGCAATGAAGAAATCTACAGGGAATGTCTGGGTAGCCTGAGCTACATCAATGCCGAACTAGTACAATGCATTCGCAAGCAAGCTTTTAAAGATAGTTCCAATCTAATAGAAAGTTTTGGGTTTTCGGATGTAGACAATATGATTGTCAATGAACTAGAAGGAACCGTCGATACAGGGTTAATGATGAAGAATCTGGTTTCGCTGGCCAGAGAATCAGGTGTAGAGATTTTTAATGGGATCGAAGTAAAAGCTTTGGACTCTTCCGCATCCAAATGCGTTTTGGATACCAATATCGGCGAGATATTAAGTAAAAGAACCATCGTGGCGACTAACGGTTTTGCGAAACAACTCCTTCCCGAAGCTGAAGTTGAACCATGTAGAGCTCAAGTTTTGATAACCAGCCCTATAAAAAACTTAAAGTGGAGTGGCAGTTTCCATCATGATCGCGGATATGACTATTTCCGAGACATTGACGGGAGGGTCTTATTAGGCGGTGGCAGACATCTGGCAAAAGAATGCGAGCAAACTGATCAAGAAGGAACCACAGCTATTATTCAGGATCACCTTGAAAAAATTCTGAGAGAAGTCATCCTCCCTGAGCAAGAGTTTAAGATTGATATGCGTTGGTCGGGAACAATGGGAATGGGGAGTTCAAAGAAATACATTGCCAAAAAGCTCAATGATCGAGTCTATTGTGCCGTTAGATTCGGAGGAATGGGTGTTGCGCTCGCTTCTTCTGTTAGTAAATCTTTAGTCGACTTGATCGATTAA
- a CDS encoding cold shock domain-containing protein, protein MEKSEEQEGTVKFYIDEKLFGFLTDDNTGEEIYIPVSGLIDEIKKGSKVYYTPSEGKKGVEAIDVKIRKGKR, encoded by the coding sequence ATGGAAAAGAGCGAAGAGCAGGAGGGTACGGTTAAGTTTTACATCGATGAGAAGCTTTTTGGCTTCCTTACTGATGACAACACAGGAGAGGAGATTTACATTCCTGTATCAGGTCTGATCGATGAAATTAAAAAGGGTTCCAAAGTCTATTACACTCCATCAGAAGGAAAAAAAGGAGTAGAGGCAATAGATGTAAAGATCAGAAAGGGTAAACGCTAA
- a CDS encoding DUF5106 domain-containing protein, with protein sequence MKHLLFFLLLIGNVALAQDDAYKFQIVGAEDTVIYLANYYGEKLYYADTAYTDIQGKCSFRAVADEAQGKYAVVAPGPKFFELVIADGENIHMKSDTSDLTGNMEVLESENNKIMYGYLNYLTAKKEQREKLIAEMEENKDNPKVAEKVKEKYSELNTEVMDYQKSIKEKYPNKFAADEIYMSIDPEVPEELREDREAGYYWFKNHYFDNIDLTDDRIVRTPIYHTKLVTFLNKTVIQTPDTLMPAIDDLIEKLDPNSEVFKYTVHYTTYNFETSKIMGLDEVFVHMVDKYYKTGMAHWMDEEKLKTIIEKADSKRKTLIGQKSPNLTLADTTGENWISIYRDIKTKYVVLFFYDPDCGHCKKETPKLVEFFNTYEGDDLAVFAVSSDNSNKWNKFIKKNEMSFYNVAIPQLAFESADFATRLITTGKTNYESLKFQETFDIFSTPKIFVLDEERIIRAKDIGVEQIGDFLQRFKEATKEDKDAE encoded by the coding sequence ATGAAGCATTTACTGTTCTTTCTATTACTCATCGGAAATGTAGCCCTGGCTCAAGATGATGCCTATAAATTCCAAATAGTTGGAGCTGAGGATACGGTTATTTACTTGGCAAACTACTACGGTGAAAAGCTCTATTATGCTGACACAGCATATACTGATATTCAAGGCAAGTGTTCTTTTAGAGCTGTTGCAGATGAAGCACAAGGAAAGTACGCCGTTGTAGCTCCCGGACCAAAATTTTTCGAACTAGTAATAGCAGACGGAGAAAACATACACATGAAATCAGATACCTCTGATCTGACGGGAAACATGGAAGTTCTGGAATCTGAGAACAATAAAATCATGTACGGGTATCTCAACTATTTAACTGCAAAAAAAGAACAGCGTGAGAAATTGATAGCCGAGATGGAGGAAAACAAAGACAATCCGAAAGTTGCCGAGAAAGTAAAAGAAAAATATAGCGAGCTGAATACTGAAGTGATGGATTATCAAAAATCCATAAAGGAGAAGTACCCCAATAAATTTGCAGCAGATGAGATTTATATGTCCATTGATCCTGAAGTGCCTGAAGAATTGAGAGAAGACCGAGAAGCGGGCTATTATTGGTTTAAGAATCACTACTTCGATAATATTGACTTGACCGACGATCGAATCGTCAGAACTCCTATTTACCATACCAAGCTGGTAACATTCTTGAATAAAACGGTCATTCAAACACCGGATACGCTAATGCCCGCAATAGATGATTTAATTGAGAAATTAGACCCCAATTCGGAAGTTTTCAAATACACGGTTCATTACACCACCTATAACTTTGAAACGTCAAAGATTATGGGGCTGGATGAGGTATTTGTTCACATGGTTGACAAATACTACAAGACGGGAATGGCTCACTGGATGGATGAGGAAAAACTAAAAACCATTATCGAAAAGGCCGATTCCAAAAGAAAGACGCTTATCGGGCAGAAATCGCCCAACCTGACATTAGCCGATACGACAGGAGAGAATTGGATCAGCATTTACAGAGACATAAAAACGAAATACGTTGTTCTGTTTTTCTACGATCCCGACTGTGGTCATTGTAAGAAGGAAACTCCAAAACTCGTTGAGTTTTTCAATACATATGAAGGGGATGATTTAGCCGTTTTCGCCGTAAGTTCTGACAACAGCAACAAGTGGAATAAATTCATAAAAAAAAATGAGATGAGTTTTTACAATGTGGCCATACCACAACTGGCCTTTGAAAGTGCCGATTTTGCTACTCGCTTAATCACTACCGGGAAAACCAACTACGAGAGCTTGAAGTTTCAAGAGACTTTTGACATCTTCTCTACCCCTAAAATATTCGTTTTGGATGAGGAAAGAATTATACGAGCAAAGGATATCGGTGTAGAACAGATAGGAGATTTCTTGCAAAGATTTAAAGAAGCTACCAAGGAAGATAAAGACGCAGAGTAA
- a CDS encoding peptide chain release factor 3, producing MKLKEALSTRKTFAIISHPDAGKTTLTEKFLLFGGAIQTAGAVKSNKIKKTATSDFMEIERQRGISVATSVMGFNYNGMQVNILDTPGHKDFAEDTYRTLTAVDSVILVIDCQKGVEAQTERLMEVCRMRNTPVIIFVNKMDRDGKDPFDLLDELEAKLSINVRPLSWPIGIGPTFQGVFDLYNKNLKLFSVNKTKIASDTVEIKDLDSEQLDDIIGTEPADTLREEVEMIDGVYEPFERETYLKGDLAPVFFGSALNNFGVKELLETFIDVAPQPLARSTDKREVEPLEEKFSGFVFKIHANLDPKHRDRIAFLRVCSGKFERNTFFHHVRLDKNIKFSNPSSFMASEKSTIEEAYPGDVIGLYDTGNFKIGDTLTEGEVMSFKGIPSFSPEIFKELENKDPMKTKQLEKGVRQLTDEGVAQLFVREMGSKKIIGTVGELQFDVIKYRLEHEYGAKCEFRGMNYYKACWLTSDNEEKLNEFIRIKASDIVKDKDGNDVFLAPSAWILKLEQQNYPEINFHYTSEFKKEAMAS from the coding sequence ATGAAACTAAAAGAAGCACTTTCCACCCGAAAGACCTTTGCCATCATATCTCACCCTGATGCGGGCAAAACAACCCTGACTGAGAAATTCCTCCTTTTCGGAGGTGCCATTCAGACTGCAGGTGCTGTTAAGTCCAATAAAATCAAAAAGACTGCTACTTCCGATTTTATGGAAATAGAGCGTCAAAGAGGAATATCCGTTGCTACCTCCGTAATGGGATTCAATTACAATGGGATGCAGGTCAATATTCTTGACACTCCCGGTCACAAGGATTTTGCTGAGGATACTTACAGAACACTGACGGCTGTAGACAGTGTAATCTTGGTAATCGACTGTCAAAAAGGTGTTGAGGCGCAAACAGAAAGACTCATGGAAGTGTGTCGAATGCGAAATACACCTGTAATTATTTTTGTGAATAAAATGGACCGCGATGGTAAGGACCCGTTTGATCTTTTGGATGAGCTCGAAGCAAAGCTATCCATAAATGTACGCCCTTTGAGTTGGCCCATCGGAATAGGCCCCACGTTCCAGGGCGTATTCGACTTGTACAATAAAAACCTCAAGTTATTCTCTGTCAATAAAACCAAGATAGCTTCAGATACAGTCGAAATTAAAGATTTGGACTCAGAGCAACTTGACGATATCATCGGCACCGAGCCTGCCGATACTTTGCGAGAAGAAGTAGAAATGATTGACGGGGTTTACGAGCCTTTCGAACGCGAAACCTATCTCAAAGGAGATTTAGCACCCGTCTTTTTTGGAAGTGCACTGAACAACTTCGGGGTGAAAGAACTTCTGGAGACATTTATTGATGTAGCGCCACAACCCTTGGCTCGCTCAACAGATAAAAGAGAAGTAGAACCATTAGAAGAAAAATTCAGCGGTTTTGTGTTTAAAATTCACGCAAACCTCGACCCTAAGCACCGAGATAGAATTGCATTCTTGCGGGTTTGCTCCGGCAAATTTGAAAGAAACACATTCTTTCATCATGTAAGGCTGGACAAGAATATAAAATTCTCGAATCCGTCGAGCTTTATGGCCAGTGAAAAGAGTACCATTGAGGAAGCCTACCCCGGTGATGTAATCGGCCTCTACGACACGGGCAACTTCAAGATTGGCGACACGTTAACTGAAGGTGAAGTGATGAGCTTCAAAGGTATCCCCAGTTTTTCTCCTGAAATATTTAAGGAGTTGGAAAACAAAGATCCCATGAAGACCAAGCAACTCGAAAAAGGTGTAAGACAGCTTACTGATGAAGGTGTTGCCCAGCTTTTTGTTAGAGAGATGGGGAGCAAGAAAATCATCGGAACCGTTGGCGAACTTCAGTTTGACGTAATCAAATACAGATTGGAACACGAATACGGAGCGAAGTGCGAATTTCGTGGAATGAACTATTACAAGGCTTGCTGGTTGACTTCTGATAACGAAGAAAAACTAAATGAATTCATTCGAATAAAGGCTAGCGACATTGTAAAGGATAAAGACGGAAATGACGTGTTCTTGGCGCCAAGCGCGTGGATTCTGAAACTTGAACAACAAAACTATCCTGAAATTAATTTTCATTATACGAGTGAATTCAAAAAAGAAGCAATGGCTTCTTGA